One part of the Trichoplusia ni isolate ovarian cell line Hi5 chromosome 2, tn1, whole genome shotgun sequence genome encodes these proteins:
- the LOC113506943 gene encoding uncharacterized protein LOC113506943: MGHYSCCVINCKNTSGNSQCKFYIFPKAAWKIDQRIKWIAAVKRKNDDGSPWHPKPDDKICSDHFIGGKKSDAQASPSYVPMILPKVYRKRKVNEPHVQARYTRLIKRRTTKAAADILEVSDTTTNEIIMEIGNQTQPRLVNQGCQVNIFSEINLWETTFICNSFIYTDHCDAEIQVDIATTTKIVTTTNPRKKDKSCCTNKKSFQDQSSETTSREFAGISSIKNDYELLDLAGVSFNNFDFLLTKLTVTKCTVSMKDRLLIFLMKMKTGLTFSALSVLFGKHRTTISRIFHSILKNLASASANLVFWPTRAAVQGTMPECFSPDYTNTRVIIDCTEFRIEVPSAVDDRVACYSHYKKSFTAKVLIGAGNLFHVLHSQNQFL; this comes from the exons ATGGGTCATTATTCTTGTTGTGTTATAAACTGCAAAAATACCAGTGGAAATAGTCAGtgtaaattctatatttttccAAAAGCAGCCTGGAAAATAGATCAAAGAATTAAATGGATAGCTGCAGTTAAAAGGAAAAA TGATGATGGATCGCCATGGCATCCAAAACCCGACGACAAAATATGCAGTGATCATTTCATAGGAGGCAAAAAATCAGACGCGCAAGCAAGTCCAAGCTATGTGCCCATGATACTACCCAAAGTATATCGGAAGAGGAAGGTTAACGAGCCACATGTACAAGCTAGATATACACGCCTGATTAAACGAAGAACCACAAAAGCTGCAGCAGATATCTTGGAAGTCTCGGATACCAcaacaaatgaaataataatggaaATAGGAAATCAAACTCAACCTCGTCTGGTGAATCAAGGATGTCAAGTTAATATCTTTTCTGAAATCAATTTATGGGAAACAACCTTtatttgcaatagttttatttacactgATCACTGTGATGCTGAAATTCAAGTAGATATTGCAACAACTACAAAAATTGTAACAACAACTAATCccagaaaaaaagataaaagctGTTGCACcaacaaaaaatcatttcaagACCAGTCTTCTGAAACTACAAGCCGAGAATTTGCTGGTATctcatcaataaaaaatgacTATGAACTGCTAGATCTTGCTGGCGTGTCATTCaataatttcgattttttaCTAACCAAATTAACTGTGACTAAATGTACAGTTTCAATGAAAGACCggcttctaatatttttaatgaaaatgaaaactgGCTTAACATTTTCAGCTTTGAGTGTGTTATTTGGTAAACACAGAACAACTATCTCACGAATTTTTCATTCAATCTTAAAAAATTTAGCTTCTGCATCTGCTAATTTGGTATTTTGGCCTACTAGGGCTGCAGTACAGGGAACAATGCCAGAATGTTTCAGTCCAGATTACACCAATACAAGAGTAATTATTGACTGCACCGAATTCAGAATAGAAGTACCATCAGCAGTGGAT